The Catenulispora sp. GP43 DNA window GGTCTGGATACGTCTCCCCGATTGTTACCAGCGCGCGCCTTCGCAGTGACTTCTCGGCGGCGGCTCGCCCGATTTGGCCGAACATGCCCTCGATCGTCGCGTCGAAGCGCGTCAGCTCCTGCCGGAGGTAGTTCACTTTCCAGCGATTCAGGGTGTTGCGGTCGGCCCGCTGGGCGTGGAGCGCGTCGCGGGGGTCGCTGTGCCGGACTGCGCGGTCGGTCAGGACGTCGGCGGACAGTCTGGGGATCGGCACTTCGTCGGCTACCAGGCGGAGCATCTCCTCACGGCGCCGGTCCCACGCCTCCCGGGCGGCCGTGGATCTGCGAGCCGCGAGTTTCAGGCGCTCCACGAACTTCGCGGTGCGCTCGGCGGCGACGACGCGCCCGAGCGCGAATTGCAGCATCGGTGCGGCGTTGCGAAAGCGCGGGATGTACTCGGTGTGGTCCGGGCTTCCCAGGAAGTCGCGGATCATCGCCGGAGTCCAGCCGCGGGCGGCGAGCTGCATGCCGTTGAGGTAGTCGTTGTCGGTGCGCGGAGCCATGGTGGCGCCCCCTTTCTCCTGTCCCCTCAGGAATCTGAAGGCACCAGGATGATTTGGGGCGAATAGTGCAGGCAAGTCAGAATGCGAATGATTCACCCGGTCGGCCGCATGATCCGGCGTGTCGCGGCGTGGAACGACTCGGGCGCGCCGTGCGTTAACCGATCATGAGCGTTTTCTTCGACATGTTCGTCCCGAGCCGGCGCCACGTCGAGGACGAACGGAACCGGCTGGAATGGACCCGCGACGAGGAGGGTGAGGGCGACCCGCACCGCGGTCCGATCGACCTGGACAGCGGCGTGGTCAGCATCAAACCCACTGGTCAGTCGGTCACCAGGCCAGCACCGCAGCGAACCCGCCACAGTGAGCCATAGCCTCCAGCTCGTCCAGCGAGGCCTCGGCCTGCCCGGCGGTCTCCGGCTCCCGCTCGCGCAGCCCGCTGTCCTCGAACTCGTCCTCGTCCAGGCGCAGGATCTGCGTGTGGTCGCAGGACAACCACAGGTCCAGGTCGAGGTCGGCAACCTCCAGGCGCGGACTGTCGGCGGAGTCGGCGAACACCACGGTGGGGCGGGTGACGTCGCAGTACCAGCCCTTGATCTTGCCGGTCCCGGTACGGACCTCCTTGATCGAGTACCAGCGGGAACGCCAGTAGTGCTCGGTCCAGATGTCACCCGGTTCGAACACGGCGAAGCCCATGTCGCGCGGGGCGTCGCCGAACCAGGGCGCGACGACC harbors:
- a CDS encoding DUF6191 domain-containing protein, producing the protein MFVPSRRHVEDERNRLEWTRDEEGEGDPHRGPIDLDSGVVSIKPTGQSVTRPAPQRTRHSEP
- a CDS encoding DUF402 domain-containing protein, whose protein sequence is MSDGNATLKPGTTINVRLLKAPRPDVEYPAEVRYDDGEHVVVVAPWFGDAPRDMGFAVFEPGDIWTEHYWRSRWYSIKEVRTGTGKIKGWYCDVTRPTVVFADSADSPRLEVADLDLDLWLSCDHTQILRLDEDEFEDSGLREREPETAGQAEASLDELEAMAHCGGFAAVLAW